One Vanessa cardui chromosome 23, ilVanCard2.1, whole genome shotgun sequence DNA segment encodes these proteins:
- the LOC124539634 gene encoding PXMP2/4 family protein 4-like, whose amino-acid sequence MNSILTKFRKIPLQFPLVRGMVSYAVIWPTCSIVQEYIENGTTIENADWLRAGRFGIFGTFFMAPVFYGWMKYSGRFFRRKNLRTAVTRAVIEQVTYSPVAMAYFFFGMSLLEMKPLKACVNEVKEKFWPTYKVGAIFWPTAQTINFYFVSERNRIVFVSLASFVWTIFMAHMKAKRQTHSNIIKMTHIVESAGNDKKMARDENGVCGQRADI is encoded by the exons atgaatagcATATTAACAAAATTTCGTAAGATACCTTTGCAATTTCCACTCGTCCGTGGTATGGTGTCCTACGCTGTAATTTGGCCGACTTGCAGCATAGTCCAGGAGTACATCGAGAATGGTACGACGATCGAAAACGCCGATTGGCTGAGAGCCGGTCGTTTCGGGATTTTCGGTACATTCTTCATGGCGCCAGTTTTCTACGGATGGATGAAGTACAGTGGGAGGTTCTTTAGGCGGAAAAATTTAAGGACAGCCGTGACGAGAGCGGTTATAGAGCAGGTTACGTACTCTCCAGTAGCGATGGCTTACTTTTTCTTCGGCATGAGTCTTCTAGAGATGAAACCATTGAAGGCCTGTGTCAACGAGgttaaggagaagttttggcCGACATACAAAGTGGGCGCGATATTTTGGCCGACAGCTCagacaattaatttttatttcgtgtCTGAGAGGAATAGAATCGTATTCGTAAGTCTTGCTAGCTTTGTCTGGACAATATTTATGGCGCACATGAAGGCCAAGAGGCAAAcccattcaaatataataaaga TGACACATATCGTGGAAAGCGCgggaaatgataaaaaaatggcGCGCGATGAAAATGGCGTCTGTGGACAGCGAGctgatatatga
- the LOC124539856 gene encoding homeobox protein MOX-2-like yields MDSYEQHNEVTTSYNNNSLKHNFNECKNDYYEYDVKQKQMEKDFYDQKNYRMKLDEAQNQSSLSTPFSVKDILNINQTPYYDRNDAWKANDRRNPEYETLYHQSQYCPEYFSQMYPNIPMHNTDPYWNPEMYHEAKMEEYYNYNPYCHNIYQQNHEYPESSSHHNVIEVPGKLDNTDRDVLSQIPGIGIKPIEKSAQQLVPEPIYSETLQKFPILAKKLPKPPCSKQERKEKNVKRKPRILFSQTQVHALEVRFRAQRYLTAPEREQLAKTLNLSPTQVKIWFQNRRYKSKRIKSPEVSTSTDAKPIKNIGRKLYRPENRDLPPPYEGYKVENDVTDSDNLSSTIYFDDSLTYDHETEKYYTRSEENVGTTASIVDLYSTDGSVKDEIYKETDMKKYFPISYVC; encoded by the exons ATGGACAGCTACGAGCAACACAATGAAGTCACGActtcatacaacaacaatagtTTGAAACACAACTTCAATGAGTGCAAAAACGATTACTACGAATATGATGTGAAACAGAAGCAAATGGAAAAAGATTTTTACGATCAGAAGAACTATCGCATGAAATTGGACGAGGCTCAAAATCAGTCGAGTTTAAGCACTCCGTTCTCCGTTAAAGACATATTGAACATAAACCAGACGCCGTATTATGATCGAAACGACGCGTGGAAGGCGAACGATAGACGAAACCCCGAATATGAAACTCTATACCACCAAAGTCAGTACTGCCCGGAGTATTTTAGTCAAATGTATCCCAATATCCCAATGCACAACACAGATCCTTATTGGAATCCGGAAATGTACCACGAAGCGAAGATGGAGgagtactataattataatcccTATTGTCACAATATATACCAACAGAATCACGAGTATCCCGAATCGTCCTCACACCACAATGTAATAGAAGTGCCTGGAAAGTTGGATAATACGGATAGGGATGTACTCTCACAAATTCCGGGTATTGGAATCAAACCAATAGAAAAGAGTGCACAGCAATTAGTTCCCGAACCAATCTATTCAGAAACACTACAAAAGTTTCCAATTTTAGCGAAAAAACTTCCAA AACCACCATGCAGTAAACAGgaacgaaaagaaaaaaacgtGAAACGAAAACCAAGGATACTCTTTTCACAGACACAAGTGCACGCGTTGGAAGTGAGATTCAGAGCCCAGCGTTACTTAACGGCACCAGAGAGAGAACAGCTCGCAAAAACGTTAAACCTATCGCCGACTCAAGTGAAAATCTGGTTCCAAAATCGTCGATACAAAAGCAAACGCATCAAATCACCAGAAGTTTCAACATCAACTGACGCAAAAcccataaaaaatataggaaGGAAATTGTATAGACCTGAGAACAGGGACTTGCCGCCTCCTTATGAAGGTTATAAGGTCGAAAACGACGTAACCGACAGCGATAATCTATCCTCAACGATATACTTTGACGATAGCTTAACCTACGACCACGAAACAGAGAAATATTACACCAGAAGTGAAGAGAACGTCGGAACAACCGCCAGCATCGTTGATCTGTATTCGACAGATGGAAGCGTCAAAGATGAAATCTACAAGGAAACCGATATGAAAAAGTATTTCCCCATTAGTTATGTTTGTTGA